One genomic segment of Chitinophaga sancti includes these proteins:
- a CDS encoding beta-ketoacyl-[acyl-carrier-protein] synthase family protein → MRNVYVAADNIFSPLGSTTAENFAQVCNGQSGIRLHDDPAFSPGPFHAAMFAPGQLKMTAHTRFEQMLIRSVQQVLDQTNIDINDGRTAFIVSTTKGNIELLEEQENPVMAEMELFHTARKVATHFGYMADPIVVSNACISGLLAILTARRLILSGRYDQAIVTGADVLTKFVLSGFQSFQAVSPEACRPFDAARKGVTLGEGAATVLLTVREMGIRVGAGAVTNDANHISGPSRTGAELSYAMLQALKGTGLTPSDIGFVSAHGTATMYNDEMESKALQLAGLLETPVNSLKGYYGHTLGAAGLIEAIIGMQALQQDIVIPTLGFETLGVSQPVLVSNQITHKPMQHFLKTVSGFGGCNAAMVFSK, encoded by the coding sequence ATGAGGAATGTGTATGTAGCGGCAGATAATATCTTTTCTCCGCTGGGTAGTACGACAGCTGAAAATTTTGCACAGGTATGCAATGGGCAGAGCGGCATTCGCCTGCATGATGATCCGGCCTTTTCACCGGGTCCTTTTCATGCTGCCATGTTTGCACCCGGACAGCTGAAGATGACTGCCCATACACGCTTCGAACAGATGCTCATCCGTTCTGTACAGCAGGTACTGGACCAAACCAATATTGATATAAACGATGGGCGTACTGCTTTCATCGTATCCACCACTAAGGGGAATATAGAACTGCTGGAAGAACAGGAAAACCCTGTGATGGCAGAGATGGAACTGTTCCATACTGCCCGCAAGGTAGCCACTCACTTTGGTTATATGGCGGATCCGATTGTAGTAAGCAATGCCTGCATCTCCGGATTATTGGCGATACTCACCGCCAGGAGACTGATCCTCTCTGGCAGGTATGACCAGGCAATTGTAACGGGAGCAGATGTGCTGACGAAGTTTGTATTATCCGGTTTCCAGTCATTCCAGGCAGTAAGTCCTGAAGCCTGTCGTCCTTTTGATGCAGCGCGCAAAGGGGTTACATTGGGAGAAGGAGCCGCCACAGTGCTGTTGACTGTTCGCGAAATGGGCATTCGTGTGGGTGCGGGCGCAGTCACAAACGATGCCAATCACATCTCTGGTCCGAGCCGTACGGGTGCAGAACTGAGTTATGCGATGCTGCAGGCACTGAAAGGAACGGGGTTAACGCCATCGGATATAGGATTTGTATCCGCACATGGTACTGCTACAATGTACAACGATGAGATGGAGTCCAAAGCCTTACAACTGGCAGGTTTGCTGGAAACACCAGTGAACAGCCTGAAAGGATACTATGGACACACCCTGGGTGCCGCCGGCCTGATAGAAGCTATCATCGGTATGCAGGCGCTACAGCAGGATATAGTGATACCTACACTGGGATTTGAAACACTGGGTGTAAGTCAGCCAGTGTTGGTTAGTAATCAGATAACACATAAACCAATGCAGCATTTCCTGAAAACAGTGTCGGGATTTGGAGGGTGTAATGCTGCGATGGTATTTTCTAAATAG
- a CDS encoding methyltransferase has translation MELFSKETKTALQAQEAALRLAFAPIAFQATRALRDFGILEVISNSGPEGLTIEEVLEKVKLSRYAVRVLLEAGLGMELLIVSEEKKYILTKTGYFIQHDRLTRINMDFSQDICYLGMNHLKESLEEGRPAGLKELGPWDTIYPGLPLLPPEIGKSWFDFDHYYSDLAFPQALQIVFANKPRTLLDIGGNTGKWTLACTKHDDNVRVTMFDLPGEIEIAAQKMKDEGVADRVSFHEANILDESLPFPQGFDAIWMSQFLDCFSEEQIVSILKRCREALTENGTIYILEPFWNRQRFKSAAFSLQQTSLYFTAMANGNSQMYHTDDFFKCIADAGLRIVEENNQMGLNYTLLKCQK, from the coding sequence ATGGAGCTTTTTAGTAAAGAAACAAAGACAGCCCTACAGGCACAGGAAGCAGCCCTGAGACTGGCATTTGCACCGATCGCATTCCAGGCCACCCGCGCACTGCGTGACTTTGGCATTTTGGAAGTGATCAGCAACAGTGGTCCTGAGGGATTGACGATTGAAGAAGTATTAGAGAAAGTAAAACTGTCTCGCTATGCTGTACGTGTATTGCTGGAGGCGGGTCTCGGTATGGAATTACTGATTGTAAGTGAGGAGAAGAAGTATATCCTGACCAAGACAGGTTACTTTATTCAACACGACAGGCTGACCCGCATCAATATGGATTTCTCACAGGATATCTGTTACCTGGGTATGAACCACCTGAAAGAAAGTCTGGAAGAAGGCCGCCCTGCAGGCCTGAAAGAACTGGGGCCATGGGATACCATTTACCCGGGTTTACCACTCCTGCCACCTGAAATTGGCAAGAGTTGGTTCGACTTTGACCATTATTATTCCGATCTGGCCTTTCCACAGGCACTACAGATCGTATTTGCCAATAAACCACGCACCCTGCTTGACATTGGCGGTAATACCGGCAAATGGACACTGGCATGCACTAAACATGACGACAATGTTCGTGTGACCATGTTTGACCTGCCAGGTGAAATTGAAATTGCTGCGCAAAAGATGAAAGATGAGGGTGTAGCGGATCGTGTATCTTTCCACGAAGCGAATATCCTGGATGAAAGCCTGCCTTTCCCACAGGGATTTGATGCGATCTGGATGAGTCAGTTCCTTGACTGCTTCTCCGAAGAGCAAATTGTATCTATCCTGAAACGTTGCCGTGAAGCGCTGACCGAAAATGGTACCATTTATATCCTGGAACCATTCTGGAACAGGCAGCGTTTTAAGTCAGCAGCATTCAGTCTGCAGCAGACCAGCCTTTACTTTACCGCTATGGCCAATGGAAACAGTCAGATGTACCACACTGACGATTTCTTTAAATGCATTGCTGATGCAGGTCTGCGTATCGTAGAGGAAAACAACCAGATGGGCTTAAATTATACCCTCTTAAAGTGTCAAAAATGA
- a CDS encoding NAD(P)/FAD-dependent oxidoreductase, with translation MREKVDVLVIGAGPSGTVAASIIKQAGYAVKIVEKLQFPRFVIGESLLPRSMEALEEAKFIDAVTAQGFQQKFGAKFVKGDKICDFTFKEQFTKGWDWTWQVTRADFDKALADAVEAMGVPVCYNTTVTNIEFNGSDSVTTVEEADGKQYEIEARFIVDGSGYGRVIPRLFNLEKNSNLQPRKALFAHTVDVNRLQYDEPNRITAVVHRPGTWIWIIPFSSGNTSVGFVSDPSFHNEFSGTPEEQFRAMLAAEPYTRERFKDVDLVFEPRVLESWSATTDKFYGEGFVLTGNVTEFLDPIFSSGVTLACVSAQTASKLVIRKLKGEDVDWEKEYMQPTMQGVNTFRSYVMAWYEGTLDKIFFAKNIQQDMKNQICSVLAGYVWDETNPYVKNHEKGLQRLARTIELMEKIEEEGKNLV, from the coding sequence ATGAGAGAAAAAGTAGACGTGCTGGTCATTGGTGCCGGCCCTTCAGGAACTGTAGCTGCTTCTATCATTAAGCAGGCAGGTTATGCTGTGAAAATCGTCGAGAAATTACAATTCCCCCGCTTTGTGATCGGGGAGAGTTTGTTGCCCCGTAGTATGGAAGCCCTGGAAGAAGCAAAGTTCATTGATGCAGTTACTGCTCAGGGATTCCAGCAGAAGTTTGGCGCCAAGTTCGTAAAGGGCGACAAGATCTGTGATTTTACCTTTAAAGAGCAATTTACCAAGGGGTGGGACTGGACCTGGCAGGTAACCAGGGCCGATTTTGATAAAGCCCTGGCAGATGCAGTAGAAGCAATGGGGGTGCCGGTATGCTACAATACCACTGTGACCAATATCGAATTTAATGGCTCCGATTCTGTTACTACTGTAGAAGAAGCAGATGGTAAACAGTATGAGATCGAAGCCCGTTTTATAGTAGACGGAAGTGGCTATGGTCGTGTGATTCCACGCCTCTTCAATCTCGAAAAGAACTCTAATTTACAACCTCGTAAAGCACTGTTTGCCCACACGGTGGATGTAAACAGGTTGCAATATGACGAGCCTAACCGTATTACAGCTGTGGTGCACCGCCCAGGAACCTGGATCTGGATTATTCCATTCAGTTCAGGCAATACTTCGGTAGGTTTTGTAAGTGATCCTTCTTTCCATAATGAGTTTTCAGGTACACCAGAAGAGCAGTTCCGAGCTATGCTGGCAGCAGAACCTTATACCAGAGAGCGTTTCAAAGACGTAGACCTGGTGTTTGAACCACGGGTGCTGGAATCATGGTCCGCCACCACAGATAAGTTCTATGGAGAAGGATTTGTATTAACGGGTAATGTGACCGAATTCCTTGATCCGATCTTTTCATCTGGCGTAACTTTGGCTTGTGTATCTGCACAGACGGCATCTAAACTGGTGATCCGTAAGCTGAAAGGCGAAGATGTAGATTGGGAAAAAGAATACATGCAACCCACTATGCAGGGGGTGAACACCTTCCGCTCTTATGTAATGGCATGGTATGAGGGTACCCTGGACAAGATCTTCTTTGCAAAGAATATTCAGCAGGATATGAAAAACCAGATATGTTCGGTACTGGCAGGTTATGTATGGGATGAAACCAATCCATATGTAAAGAACCATGAAAAAGGATTGCAACGCCTGGCACGTACCATCGAACTGATGGAAAAGATTGAAGAAGAAGGTAAAAACCTTGTATAG
- a CDS encoding phosphopantetheine-binding protein produces MENLMATLKAQIIEQLNLQEVKPEDIGDDTPLFKDGLGLDSIDALELIVLLQQHYRIRIANPEQGPEIFHSVRSIANFITAHQQQNQ; encoded by the coding sequence ATGGAAAATTTGATGGCTACACTCAAAGCCCAGATCATAGAGCAACTGAACCTGCAGGAAGTAAAACCGGAGGATATCGGCGACGATACCCCCCTGTTCAAAGACGGACTGGGACTGGATTCCATCGATGCACTGGAACTGATCGTTCTGCTGCAGCAGCATTATCGTATTCGTATTGCCAATCCTGAGCAGGGACCTGAAATTTTTCATTCCGTACGCTCAATTGCCAATTTCATCACAGCACATCAGCAACAAAATCAATAA
- a CDS encoding beta-ketoacyl-[acyl-carrier-protein] synthase family protein, producing the protein MSGNDVWVLGGGVICGIGNNVPECIAAFRQMKPGMTTMQYLTSTHRDSFPVVEVKADNATLAAKAGLPAHISRTALLSAVAVKEAWERAKLGNIREYRVGLVSANTVGGMDKTEHFFAEYLQDNQSGRLRDVVNHECGSITELVADMLGIRHHVSTISTACSSSANAIMYGARLLKNNLVDVVIAGGTDALTRFTLNGFNTLMILDQKACRPFDDTRTGLNLGEGAGYIVMVSDAIAQKMDIQPWCKLTGYANANDAYHQTASSPDGIGNYLAMQQAMEMAGITTEDMSYINLHGTGTLNNDLSEGTAIQRLFGNAVPPASSTKSFTGHTLGASGGIEAVFAALAVKEGYLYPNAQFSHQMKELNFSPVTTFSEGNVINNVMSNSFGFGGNCSSLVFSKEIS; encoded by the coding sequence ATGAGCGGAAACGATGTTTGGGTATTAGGTGGTGGCGTCATTTGCGGTATCGGTAACAACGTACCGGAGTGTATTGCGGCTTTCCGGCAAATGAAGCCGGGCATGACCACTATGCAATACCTGACCTCCACACATCGCGACAGCTTTCCGGTAGTAGAAGTAAAAGCTGACAACGCTACGCTGGCTGCAAAGGCAGGTCTCCCTGCCCACATCAGCAGAACAGCACTACTCAGTGCCGTTGCAGTAAAGGAAGCATGGGAGCGTGCAAAGCTGGGCAATATCCGCGAATACCGGGTAGGTCTCGTCTCAGCAAATACCGTAGGGGGGATGGACAAAACGGAACACTTCTTCGCCGAATACCTGCAGGATAACCAATCCGGCAGATTGCGCGATGTAGTCAACCACGAATGTGGCAGCATCACTGAACTGGTAGCCGATATGCTGGGCATCCGCCATCATGTATCTACTATCAGTACAGCATGTTCTTCATCTGCAAATGCGATTATGTATGGCGCCAGATTACTCAAAAACAACCTGGTCGACGTTGTAATTGCAGGAGGAACAGATGCCCTGACCCGCTTCACCCTCAATGGATTTAACACCCTCATGATCCTCGATCAGAAAGCCTGTCGTCCATTCGACGATACCCGCACTGGTCTGAACCTTGGAGAAGGCGCCGGCTATATCGTAATGGTCAGCGATGCCATTGCACAAAAGATGGACATCCAGCCATGGTGTAAACTGACGGGTTATGCCAATGCCAATGATGCTTACCACCAAACGGCTTCTTCGCCTGATGGCATTGGTAACTACCTGGCGATGCAGCAAGCGATGGAAATGGCAGGCATCACTACTGAGGACATGAGCTATATCAACCTGCACGGTACAGGTACGCTCAACAATGATCTGTCAGAAGGTACAGCCATTCAGCGTTTATTTGGGAATGCCGTGCCTCCGGCCAGCAGTACCAAATCGTTCACCGGTCACACATTGGGTGCCAGTGGTGGTATAGAAGCCGTATTTGCTGCACTGGCAGTGAAAGAGGGCTATCTTTATCCCAATGCACAGTTCAGCCATCAGATGAAGGAACTGAATTTTTCGCCGGTGACGACATTTTCAGAAGGCAATGTGATCAACAATGTCATGTCAAACTCTTTTGGATTCGGCGGAAACTGTTCCAGCCTTGTCTTCTCGAAGGAAATTAGTTAG
- a CDS encoding beta-ketoacyl synthase chain length factor, whose amino-acid sequence MNIYINGTGCVSPLETAIEGRLPSARPLYDNIRLKSAEPDYKQWIDIKMIRRMSRVIKMGVAAAQLSLQEAGISKPEGIITGTAYGCLDDTGVFLTKMINQNEEMLTPTAFIQSTHNTVAGQIALLLECHAYNSTFVHKGFSFEHALIDSIMQLREGKISNILAGAMDELTNHSFNILSRFNLFKHAHSGEGAACFVLSTEKGPNAIAKLKGVSVLYKPESFQEVAADIVGFLAAHNCSQEDVDLVITGRNGDPAGDAWYEHVENKLFSELPVAQFKHLCGEYPTANAFGTWMASRIIASQEVTPAVLFKGNAPTSIKKVLLYNHHDASHHSMILLSIC is encoded by the coding sequence ATGAACATTTATATAAACGGAACGGGTTGTGTCTCGCCGCTGGAAACAGCGATAGAAGGGCGTTTGCCATCGGCCAGGCCTTTGTACGACAATATCCGTCTCAAATCGGCAGAACCTGATTACAAGCAATGGATCGACATCAAGATGATCCGCAGGATGAGCCGTGTCATTAAAATGGGTGTAGCTGCAGCACAACTGAGTCTTCAGGAAGCGGGGATTTCCAAACCGGAAGGCATCATCACAGGCACTGCGTATGGTTGCCTGGATGATACAGGTGTGTTCCTCACCAAAATGATTAACCAGAACGAAGAAATGCTGACACCAACGGCATTCATACAGTCTACTCACAATACAGTGGCTGGACAGATAGCTCTTTTACTGGAATGCCATGCTTACAATAGTACTTTTGTACACAAGGGTTTTTCTTTCGAACATGCACTGATAGATAGTATCATGCAGCTGCGCGAAGGAAAGATATCCAACATACTTGCTGGGGCGATGGATGAGCTGACGAATCACAGCTTTAATATCCTTTCCCGTTTCAATTTATTTAAACACGCTCATTCCGGTGAAGGTGCCGCCTGTTTTGTATTGAGCACAGAGAAGGGGCCGAATGCCATTGCGAAACTGAAAGGAGTGTCTGTGTTGTATAAACCGGAATCTTTTCAAGAAGTGGCTGCTGATATCGTTGGTTTCCTTGCCGCACATAATTGTAGCCAGGAAGATGTAGACCTGGTTATTACAGGTCGTAACGGGGATCCGGCAGGGGATGCGTGGTATGAGCATGTGGAGAATAAGTTATTTAGTGAGTTGCCTGTGGCGCAATTTAAACATCTGTGCGGAGAGTATCCTACTGCCAATGCATTCGGTACCTGGATGGCCAGCAGAATCATTGCCAGTCAGGAAGTGACTCCTGCTGTATTATTCAAGGGAAATGCGCCAACATCGATAAAGAAGGTATTGTTGTACAATCATCATGACGCCTCGCATCATTCGATGATCCTCTTATCAATATGCTGA
- a CDS encoding polysaccharide deacetylase family protein, producing the protein MLTHRNTNIVLIALIALFLWLSLPWWAFVLLFIPYSGALVWGAMQIQSGFFLKAVCAAETAEKVVALTFDDGPLTKFTPQILDVLHKAQAPAAFFCIGNRIAGQEALLKRIDAEGHVIGNHSYSHHFWFDLFPAKKMLAELQQVDSAIEKLTGKRPRLFRPPYGVTNPNVRRAVQRGKYTAIGWNIRSLDTVAKQADELMNRILSGLKPGAVILMHDSISLTVEILPALIARIREQGYTIKRIDQLLNIPAYA; encoded by the coding sequence ATGCTGACACACCGGAATACAAATATCGTCCTGATCGCACTTATTGCACTGTTTCTATGGCTGTCATTGCCATGGTGGGCATTTGTATTGCTGTTTATTCCTTATTCAGGCGCACTCGTATGGGGCGCCATGCAGATTCAGTCAGGTTTTTTTCTGAAAGCAGTATGTGCTGCTGAGACCGCAGAGAAAGTAGTGGCCCTCACATTTGACGATGGTCCACTCACTAAATTTACCCCACAGATACTCGATGTTTTACACAAAGCACAGGCACCTGCTGCTTTCTTTTGCATTGGCAACAGGATAGCAGGACAGGAAGCTTTGCTGAAAAGAATAGATGCAGAAGGACATGTGATCGGGAATCACAGCTACTCTCATCACTTCTGGTTTGACCTGTTTCCAGCAAAGAAAATGCTGGCAGAATTGCAACAGGTAGATTCCGCTATTGAAAAGTTGACAGGCAAAAGGCCTCGCCTCTTCCGCCCGCCCTATGGTGTGACAAATCCGAATGTACGCAGGGCTGTACAGAGAGGAAAATACACAGCTATTGGCTGGAATATCCGTTCGCTGGATACAGTGGCCAAACAAGCAGATGAACTGATGAACAGGATTTTATCTGGTTTGAAACCTGGTGCTGTCATTCTCATGCATGATTCAATCTCCCTCACTGTAGAAATACTGCCGGCATTGATCGCGCGCATCCGTGAACAAGGATATACTATTAAAAGAATTGATCAATTACTAAATATACCCGCATATGCGTAG
- a CDS encoding outer membrane lipoprotein carrier protein LolA produces the protein MRRWIIALIMMCGGVQVNAQQHPGYKLVADVAGFKQQFATASRQTQSIQCDFVQEKNLSMLADKITSKGKFWFKKENKVRMEYTTPSYYLLVMNGKDIKTKDGQKESHVSTKGNKLFEQINRITVDCVQGNVVDNADFKTTILENTAGYLLEMTPVNKQLAQYFKTIVLLVDKKDLTVNKIEMYEAGGDNTTISFLHKQLNVNIPDATFAAK, from the coding sequence ATGCGTAGATGGATAATAGCATTGATAATGATGTGTGGTGGGGTACAGGTAAATGCCCAACAGCATCCGGGATACAAACTGGTAGCAGACGTAGCAGGTTTTAAGCAGCAGTTTGCCACAGCCTCCCGTCAGACGCAGTCTATACAATGTGATTTTGTGCAGGAAAAAAACCTGAGCATGCTGGCAGACAAGATCACTTCCAAAGGCAAGTTCTGGTTCAAAAAAGAAAATAAGGTAAGAATGGAGTATACCACTCCATCGTACTACCTGCTGGTGATGAATGGCAAAGACATCAAAACCAAAGATGGTCAGAAAGAAAGCCATGTATCTACCAAAGGCAACAAACTGTTCGAGCAGATCAACAGGATCACTGTGGATTGTGTACAGGGAAATGTAGTGGACAATGCAGATTTTAAAACCACCATCCTTGAAAACACCGCTGGTTACCTGCTGGAAATGACACCAGTGAACAAACAGCTGGCACAGTACTTCAAGACCATCGTACTGCTGGTAGACAAGAAAGATCTGACTGTGAATAAGATTGAGATGTACGAAGCCGGTGGAGACAATACCACCATCAGCTTTCTGCACAAACAACTGAATGTAAATATACCGGATGCGACTTTTGCTGCTAAATAG
- a CDS encoding 3-hydroxyacyl-ACP dehydratase, producing MLAGKLYTLEQTLQEAVDSATYRIVLNAQHPVFEGHFPGRPVVPGVTMMQTIQELLEGRLQQKVVLKKASQMKFLNMIDPNANPQVDVTIQHKEQEGEIKVTASLKFDVLTFMKFQGSFVAAS from the coding sequence ATGTTAGCAGGAAAATTATATACACTGGAACAGACATTACAGGAGGCCGTAGACAGCGCCACTTATCGTATTGTGCTGAATGCGCAGCATCCTGTATTTGAAGGCCATTTCCCCGGGCGCCCTGTGGTACCCGGTGTAACGATGATGCAAACCATCCAGGAACTGCTGGAAGGCAGGTTACAGCAGAAGGTGGTGCTGAAAAAAGCCAGCCAGATGAAGTTTCTGAACATGATTGATCCAAATGCGAACCCGCAGGTGGACGTGACTATTCAGCACAAGGAACAGGAAGGAGAAATCAAAGTGACAGCCTCGCTGAAGTTTGATGTGCTCACATTTATGAAATTTCAGGGATCATTCGTAGCCGCTTCATGA
- a CDS encoding DUF2062 domain-containing protein, giving the protein MTEQPIYNDQFSAHKVAVLIPTYNNAGTLKAVLQDVLSYTHHVIVVNDGSTDSTTVILDEFPHIQRVEYTPNQGKGIALRRGFKYAMQQGYDYVITMDADGQHFASDLPVMLEMVSTHPKSIVIGARNLQQENMPGKNTFANKFSNFWFYVETGLKMPDTQSGYRLYPIYAMKGMHFWCTKYEFEIEVMVRSAWKGIGINSAPVKVYYPPAEERVSHFRPLRDFSRISVLNTVLVLITFLYIKPRDFIRYLFKKESWKSIWNDHILNRNESNAKKAAAIALGVFLGIVPIWGFQLLSAYLLAARLKLNKALVLIACNISVPPMIPFIIFVSFATGKFWMKNGSMTINFSKQLSFETVKLNFEQYLYGSITLSIVAGLLAGLIVYALLSIFRNDPIKQDQPI; this is encoded by the coding sequence ATGACGGAACAGCCAATATACAACGATCAGTTTTCGGCACACAAAGTAGCCGTACTGATTCCTACCTACAACAATGCCGGCACACTCAAAGCTGTGCTGCAGGATGTATTATCCTATACCCACCATGTGATCGTGGTGAACGATGGCAGCACGGATAGTACTACTGTTATCCTGGATGAGTTTCCGCACATTCAACGGGTGGAGTACACGCCGAACCAAGGAAAAGGTATTGCCCTGCGCAGAGGCTTTAAATACGCCATGCAGCAGGGGTACGACTATGTGATCACTATGGATGCTGATGGGCAGCACTTTGCTTCAGACCTGCCGGTGATGTTGGAAATGGTGAGCACGCATCCTAAGTCCATCGTGATTGGTGCACGTAATTTGCAACAGGAAAACATGCCCGGCAAAAATACATTTGCCAACAAGTTTTCCAACTTCTGGTTCTATGTGGAAACAGGGTTGAAAATGCCGGACACACAATCCGGTTATCGCCTGTATCCAATATATGCTATGAAGGGCATGCACTTCTGGTGTACAAAATATGAATTTGAAATAGAAGTAATGGTGCGCAGTGCCTGGAAGGGCATAGGCATCAATTCAGCGCCTGTAAAGGTATATTATCCGCCAGCTGAGGAGCGGGTTTCTCACTTCCGCCCGCTGCGCGATTTTTCCCGTATCAGTGTATTGAACACGGTATTGGTGCTGATCACCTTTCTGTATATCAAGCCACGCGACTTTATCCGCTACCTCTTCAAAAAGGAGAGCTGGAAGAGTATCTGGAATGATCATATTCTGAACAGGAATGAATCCAATGCGAAGAAGGCAGCGGCCATCGCGTTGGGGGTGTTCCTGGGTATCGTACCCATATGGGGTTTTCAGCTGCTGAGTGCTTACCTGCTGGCAGCGAGATTAAAACTCAACAAGGCTTTGGTGCTGATAGCATGTAATATCAGCGTACCGCCTATGATCCCTTTTATCATCTTTGTCAGCTTTGCAACAGGTAAGTTCTGGATGAAGAATGGCAGTATGACCATCAACTTTAGTAAGCAACTGAGCTTTGAAACGGTGAAGCTGAATTTTGAACAATATCTCTATGGTAGTATTACGCTTTCGATCGTGGCTGGCTTGCTGGCAGGATTGATAGTGTATGCATTACTTTCTATATTCAGGAACGATCCTATAAAACAAGACCAGCCAATTTAG